In Picosynechococcus sp. PCC 7002, the following are encoded in one genomic region:
- a CDS encoding 16S rRNA (uracil(1498)-N(3))-methyltransferase, with product MQRLVVSEAQFTDLSRVNLTTEQRHYLLSVLRLRAGDRLIVLNGLGQAWLGELTETEEIQLIESQHLQTECPIPVKLVAALPKNGFDEVVRCCTELGVTQIYPVISERTILKPSENKLKRWRKIATEAAEQSERAIVPKIETPQPFLQLLETLSPEQTYLCGAREKSLHLLDALPKTLPPEITVLIGPEGGWTETEIQQAIAKGMPVVSLGNSILRAVTASITAIALVNSHCRPGN from the coding sequence ATGCAGCGTTTGGTGGTTTCTGAGGCGCAATTTACTGATCTTTCTAGGGTTAATTTAACGACAGAACAACGGCATTATCTGCTAAGTGTGCTACGGTTGCGGGCGGGCGATCGCCTGATTGTGTTAAATGGTTTGGGCCAAGCTTGGCTTGGTGAATTGACGGAGACTGAGGAAATTCAATTAATCGAATCCCAGCACCTCCAAACAGAATGCCCGATTCCAGTGAAATTAGTGGCCGCCCTGCCGAAAAATGGCTTCGATGAAGTGGTGCGGTGCTGTACAGAATTAGGCGTGACGCAGATTTATCCGGTGATTTCTGAGCGGACAATTTTAAAACCGAGTGAAAATAAGTTAAAACGCTGGCGTAAAATTGCCACCGAAGCCGCAGAACAATCGGAACGGGCAATTGTGCCGAAAATTGAAACACCACAACCTTTTTTGCAGCTTTTAGAAACCCTTTCCCCAGAGCAAACCTATCTCTGTGGCGCACGGGAAAAGTCATTGCATCTGCTTGATGCGTTACCCAAAACGCTGCCCCCAGAAATTACGGTACTGATCGGGCCGGAGGGGGGCTGGACAGAAACGGAAATCCAACAGGCGATCGCCAAAGGTATGCCAGTCGTCTCCTTGGGAAATTCGATTCTGCGGGCGGTGACGGCTTCGATCACGGCGATCGCCTTAGTGAATAGTCACTGTCGTCCAGGAAATTAA
- a CDS encoding NAD(P)/FAD-dependent oxidoreductase encodes MVNTQLPNLTPQTDKHKVVIIGGGFGGLYAAKTLGKYEAAVDVTLIDKRNFHLFQPLLYQVATGTLSPADIASPLRGVLSGNKNTHVLLDEVVDIDPDSKTVVMNEGIVNYDSLIVATGVSHHYFGNDHWKPYAPGLKTVEDALEIRHRIFMAFEAAEKETDPALQQAWLTFVIVGGGPTGVELAGAIAEIAYSVLKKDFRKIDTTRARIILLEGMDRVLPPYDPSLSAKAQKSLENLGVQVQTKSLVTNIEDHLVTFKQGDDQCEIAAKTIVWAAGVKASGMSKVLEDRLSATLDRAGRVIVEPNLSVAGYPDVFVIGDLANFPHQNERPLPGVAPVAMQEGEYVAKLIKQRVNGQEMAPFRYMELGSLAVIGQNAAVVDLGFVKFSGFLAWLIWIFAHVYYLIEFDNKMVVMLQWGWNYFTRGRGARLITGEKDLVSGFKLYQEAADKETKVNIKVEA; translated from the coding sequence ATGGTCAATACCCAACTCCCCAATCTCACCCCCCAGACAGACAAGCATAAAGTGGTGATTATCGGTGGCGGTTTTGGTGGTCTTTATGCCGCGAAAACCCTCGGTAAATATGAGGCTGCCGTGGATGTCACCCTGATCGACAAACGGAACTTCCACCTGTTCCAACCGCTGCTGTACCAAGTGGCAACGGGGACCCTTTCCCCGGCGGATATTGCTTCGCCCCTGCGCGGTGTCCTCAGCGGCAACAAAAACACCCATGTGCTCCTTGATGAAGTCGTTGATATTGATCCCGACAGCAAAACGGTGGTAATGAACGAAGGGATCGTCAACTATGACAGTTTGATCGTTGCCACGGGGGTCAGCCACCACTATTTTGGGAATGACCATTGGAAACCCTACGCACCGGGCCTAAAAACCGTTGAAGATGCCCTCGAAATTCGCCACCGCATTTTTATGGCCTTTGAAGCGGCGGAAAAGGAAACAGATCCGGCACTCCAACAGGCATGGTTGACCTTTGTGATCGTGGGCGGTGGCCCGACGGGGGTAGAATTGGCCGGGGCGATCGCCGAAATTGCCTACAGCGTTCTGAAAAAAGATTTCCGCAAAATTGATACCACCCGCGCCCGGATTATTCTCCTAGAAGGGATGGATCGGGTCTTGCCCCCCTACGATCCAAGTTTGTCGGCGAAAGCGCAAAAATCCCTGGAAAACTTAGGAGTTCAGGTACAAACCAAGAGCCTCGTGACGAATATCGAAGACCACCTTGTCACCTTTAAGCAGGGCGATGACCAGTGCGAAATCGCCGCGAAAACCATTGTCTGGGCCGCTGGGGTGAAAGCGTCTGGCATGAGTAAAGTCCTCGAAGACCGTTTAAGCGCGACCCTAGACCGAGCTGGTCGGGTCATCGTCGAGCCGAACCTAAGCGTTGCGGGCTACCCTGATGTCTTTGTGATTGGGGACTTGGCCAACTTCCCCCACCAAAATGAACGGCCTCTACCTGGGGTGGCGCCGGTGGCGATGCAAGAAGGGGAATATGTGGCAAAACTGATCAAACAACGGGTCAATGGTCAGGAGATGGCGCCTTTTCGTTATATGGAATTGGGTAGCCTAGCTGTCATTGGGCAAAATGCCGCCGTTGTGGATCTCGGTTTTGTGAAATTCTCTGGGTTCTTAGCCTGGTTAATTTGGATCTTCGCCCACGTGTATTACCTGATCGAGTTTGATAACAAGATGGTGGTGATGCTCCAGTGGGGTTGGAACTATTTCACCAGAGGTCGGGGTGCCCGTCTGATCACCGGAGAAAAGGATCTTGTGTCTGGGTTTAAGCTCTACCAAGAAGCTGCGGACAAAGAAACGAAGGTCAACATTAAAGTCGAAGCCTGA
- a CDS encoding type II toxin-antitoxin system VapC family toxin, whose translation MERLVLDAGPLIALVSRQDRYHELAQSGFTQIPKAFGEIITPLPIVFEVYKFVSRRESIQAAQFLLTTLQTNTVIQTISPTDFQEIYELSIRSPQWRGSLEDASVLVVAKQMQAKVWTIDYRDLGFFEDIGFWHP comes from the coding sequence ATGGAACGACTGGTACTCGATGCAGGCCCTCTGATTGCCCTCGTTTCTCGCCAGGATCGATATCATGAGCTAGCTCAGTCCGGCTTTACCCAAATCCCAAAAGCTTTTGGAGAGATCATTACCCCTTTACCGATTGTTTTTGAGGTTTACAAATTTGTTTCACGCCGTGAGTCAATTCAAGCGGCTCAATTCCTTTTGACAACTTTGCAGACAAATACAGTCATTCAGACTATTTCTCCAACGGATTTTCAAGAGATTTACGAACTCAGCATTCGTTCACCCCAATGGCGAGGCAGTTTAGAAGATGCTTCTGTGCTGGTTGTAGCAAAACAAATGCAAGCAAAGGTTTGGACAATTGATTACAGAGACCTCGGCTTCTTTGAAGATATTGGTTTTTGGCATCCCTGA
- a CDS encoding DNA methyltransferase, giving the protein MAVTRDSLQAFVDYCNAYIQGDEKSEAQTFLTRFFQAFGHAGIKEVGAEFEERVKKASKKDKTGFADLVWSPAPGVKGVVVEMKKRGTDLALHYSQLEKYWLRLTPKPRYSILCNFDEFWVYDFNNQVDEPVDRVKLEDLPNRVGTFSFMEIGGREPIFRNNQVEVTERTAKRMGEFYRLVRSRGEREKFVYFTEAQLQRFTLQCVLAMFAEDRNLLPRDLFVGLVQDCLAGRDNAYDAFSGLFRAMNLPGIVPQGRYKGVDYFNGGLFGEIQPIPLEKNELEILDVCARDNWANIRPSIFGNIFESAIDADERHARGIHYTSEKDIRQIVRPTIADYWEGKIDEATTYEDLEKLKQELREYRVLDPACGSGNFLYVAYQELKRLERVLLNKIYERRKRFQGEVLQQEEIGIVTPLQFFGMDTNPFAVQLARVTMMIARKIAIDKFGLTEPALPLDSLDQNIVCQDALFNDWPKADAIIGNPPFLGGSRVRLELGDKYVERIFEKFSDVKDKVDFCVYWFRLAHENLNKTGRAGLVGTNSISQGFSRRASLEYIVNNGGIIHDAISTQVWSGQANVHVSLVNWQYLKPPEYVLDHEIVKNINSSLKSETDVSNAVKLKVNLNQSFKGVQPTGKDFLISEKKVENWIQKNTKNNQVLKLFVSASDLASNKNGEPSRWIIDFNDFSLEDASTYKEPFDHVNFFVKPQRENNRDQKTREYWWLFPRARPAMRQAIELLALYFAVPRHSKWFIFIPCKLDWLPADSTTVVASDDFYVLGILTSDVHRQWVKAQSSTLKGDTRYTHNTCFETFPFPQTAIAKLTQQIRQGMIDLHEYRTAQMEAKQWGITKLYNAFFDEPASQLHKLHKKLDALVLKAYGFKKDDDILEKLLDLNLALAEKEKNGENIVGPWAIDNPPK; this is encoded by the coding sequence ATGGCAGTAACCCGTGATTCTCTCCAGGCGTTTGTGGATTACTGTAATGCCTACATCCAAGGGGATGAGAAGTCAGAGGCACAGACATTTTTAACGCGATTTTTCCAAGCCTTTGGCCATGCTGGGATCAAGGAAGTTGGGGCCGAGTTTGAGGAGCGGGTCAAAAAAGCGAGCAAGAAAGATAAAACAGGTTTTGCGGATTTGGTCTGGTCGCCCGCCCCTGGGGTAAAGGGGGTCGTGGTGGAGATGAAAAAGCGCGGGACAGATCTGGCGCTGCATTATTCTCAGCTCGAAAAATATTGGCTGCGGCTCACCCCGAAACCACGCTATTCGATTCTCTGTAATTTTGATGAGTTTTGGGTCTATGACTTTAACAACCAGGTCGATGAGCCTGTAGACCGGGTCAAGCTAGAAGATCTCCCGAACCGGGTAGGGACATTTTCGTTTATGGAGATCGGTGGTCGGGAGCCGATCTTTCGGAACAATCAGGTCGAGGTGACGGAACGCACGGCCAAGCGCATGGGGGAATTTTATCGGCTGGTGCGATCGCGGGGCGAAAGGGAAAAGTTTGTTTATTTCACAGAAGCGCAACTGCAACGGTTTACCCTGCAATGTGTGCTAGCGATGTTTGCCGAAGACCGGAATCTCCTGCCACGGGATCTGTTTGTGGGGTTGGTGCAGGACTGTTTAGCGGGGCGGGATAATGCCTATGATGCCTTTAGTGGTTTGTTTCGGGCGATGAACTTGCCGGGGATCGTGCCCCAGGGTCGTTACAAGGGGGTGGATTATTTTAATGGGGGTTTGTTTGGGGAAATTCAGCCGATTCCCTTAGAAAAGAACGAGCTAGAAATTCTCGATGTGTGTGCGCGGGATAATTGGGCGAATATCCGACCGTCGATTTTTGGAAATATTTTTGAGAGTGCCATTGATGCGGATGAGCGCCATGCCAGGGGAATTCATTACACTTCTGAGAAGGATATCCGGCAGATTGTGCGCCCGACGATCGCCGACTATTGGGAAGGGAAAATCGACGAGGCGACGACCTACGAAGATCTCGAAAAGCTGAAGCAGGAATTACGGGAATATCGGGTATTGGATCCGGCGTGCGGTTCGGGAAATTTCCTTTATGTGGCTTATCAGGAGTTGAAGCGGCTGGAACGGGTTTTGCTCAACAAAATCTATGAGCGGCGCAAACGGTTCCAGGGGGAAGTTTTACAGCAGGAAGAAATCGGGATTGTGACGCCGTTGCAGTTTTTTGGGATGGATACGAATCCGTTTGCGGTGCAGTTGGCGCGGGTGACGATGATGATCGCCCGGAAGATTGCGATTGATAAGTTTGGGTTAACTGAGCCTGCTTTGCCGTTGGATTCTTTGGATCAAAATATTGTCTGCCAAGATGCGCTATTTAATGACTGGCCAAAGGCTGACGCGATTATCGGCAATCCGCCTTTTCTTGGTGGCTCAAGAGTACGTTTAGAGCTTGGGGATAAATATGTTGAACGAATTTTTGAAAAGTTTTCTGATGTTAAGGACAAAGTAGACTTTTGCGTTTATTGGTTTCGTCTAGCACACGAAAATCTTAATAAAACTGGTCGAGCTGGTTTAGTTGGGACAAATTCAATTAGTCAAGGCTTTAGCAGAAGGGCAAGCTTAGAATATATTGTCAATAACGGCGGAATTATTCACGATGCAATCTCTACACAGGTTTGGTCTGGACAAGCGAATGTCCACGTTAGCTTGGTTAATTGGCAATATTTAAAGCCTCCAGAATATGTCTTAGATCATGAAATTGTCAAAAATATAAATTCATCTTTAAAGTCTGAAACGGATGTTTCCAATGCCGTTAAGCTAAAAGTTAATCTGAATCAATCTTTCAAAGGTGTGCAACCCACGGGAAAAGACTTTCTGATTTCTGAGAAAAAAGTAGAAAATTGGATCCAGAAAAATACAAAAAACAATCAAGTCTTGAAACTATTTGTATCAGCTTCAGATTTAGCCAGCAATAAAAATGGTGAACCCAGTCGATGGATTATTGATTTTAATGATTTTTCTTTAGAAGACGCATCTACATACAAAGAGCCTTTTGATCATGTTAATTTTTTTGTTAAGCCTCAGCGTGAAAATAACAGAGATCAAAAAACTAGGGAATACTGGTGGTTATTTCCAAGAGCTAGGCCTGCAATGCGTCAAGCAATCGAGTTACTAGCTCTTTACTTTGCAGTTCCTAGACATTCTAAATGGTTTATTTTTATTCCTTGTAAATTAGATTGGCTTCCTGCTGACTCAACAACTGTTGTGGCTTCGGATGATTTTTATGTGTTGGGAATTTTGACATCAGATGTTCATCGCCAATGGGTCAAAGCCCAAAGCTCAACCCTAAAAGGTGATACCCGCTACACCCACAATACCTGTTTTGAAACTTTTCCCTTTCCCCAGACGGCGATCGCAAAACTCACCCAACAGATCCGCCAAGGGATGATCGACCTCCACGAATATCGCACCGCCCAAATGGAAGCCAAACAATGGGGGATCACCAAACTTTACAACGCCTTTTTCGACGAACCCGCCAGCCAACTCCATAAACTCCACAAAAAGCTCGATGCCCTTGTGCTCAAAGCCTACGGCTTCAAAAAAGACGACGACATTCTCGAAAAACTTTTAGACTTGAACCTTGCCCTGGCCGAAAAAGAAAAAAATGGCGAAAATATAGTTGGCCCCTGGGCGATCGATAACCCACCAAAATAA
- a CDS encoding DUF2281 domain-containing protein, whose protein sequence is MTEREQLIQEIEKMPDYLVHKILEILLEEKQKKSNIDQSKKLRPFGLCEGEFIVPDDFDEPLLKNIL, encoded by the coding sequence ATGACAGAAAGAGAACAACTGATCCAAGAAATCGAAAAAATGCCAGATTATTTAGTCCATAAAATTCTGGAAATCTTACTCGAAGAAAAACAAAAGAAATCAAATATTGACCAGTCAAAAAAATTACGTCCTTTTGGACTGTGTGAAGGAGAATTTATTGTTCCCGATGACTTTGACGAGCCACTACTAAAAAATATCCTTTAA
- a CDS encoding PIN domain-containing protein has translation MSQNLFVDTNIFLYRVLKNIKDDPEDFARKKKIATKVTEFENIFISTQVVNEVSANLIKKANFKEVDIRRFTDSLYKHYQIIQIDYDVFLEASHLREKYYFSYWDSLIIASALKVNVELLYSEDMHHGLVVDNQLTIINPFEPSSKL, from the coding sequence ATGTCTCAGAATCTCTTTGTTGATACGAATATCTTTCTTTATCGGGTGCTAAAAAATATCAAGGATGATCCTGAAGACTTCGCAAGAAAAAAGAAAATTGCGACAAAAGTAACAGAATTTGAAAATATTTTCATCAGCACTCAGGTCGTCAATGAAGTTTCTGCAAACTTAATTAAAAAAGCAAATTTTAAGGAAGTAGATATCAGAAGATTTACCGATTCTCTATACAAGCATTATCAAATTATTCAGATTGACTATGATGTGTTTCTTGAAGCGAGCCACTTGAGAGAAAAATATTACTTTTCCTATTGGGACAGTCTAATTATTGCTAGTGCTTTAAAGGTAAATGTCGAGCTTCTTTATTCCGAAGATATGCATCATGGTTTGGTCGTTGATAATCAACTGACAATCATCAATCCCTTTGAGCCATCAAGCAAGCTTTAA
- a CDS encoding heavy metal translocating P-type ATPase, with protein sequence METRQFQIKGMGCAACATTIETALQNTAGVQVAQVNFAAEQLRVEFDGSQLNGETLQQVVSDAGYEAIPLMAGDRQSQLDQQEREQARQLRQLSRKVWLAGALSAVLVIGSLPMMLGVNIPGIAHWWHNPWLQWALTTPIMVWPGQGFFTGAWKSLKNRTADMNTLVALGTGVAYGYSVLATVFAAQFQTWGLTGDVYFESAAVIITLILLGRFLERRARGKTAVAIRELMGLQVKTARVLRDETTVDIPVEEVQVGDRLLIRPGEKIPVDGEILEGNSTLDEALVTGESLPVEKTVGDRVIGSTLNKTGRLILKATHVGEDTVLAQIIRLVQEAQGSKAPIQKLADQVTAWFVPAVLVIALVTFSLWAIAGNLSLAITTLVSVLIIACPCALGLATPTSIMVGTGVGAQHGILIKDAQSLELAAHLSTIVLDKTGTLTQGKPSVTNCQSLIDEAQLWSWVASVEQSSEHPLGEAIFQHAQGKNVPLIPLENFQSQTGQGVQATIEQQQIQIGTAQWLTDLGIDPEPLTSQATTWQNEGKTVIWVAIDQHLAGIIALADQLKPTSPNVVKQLQKLGLKVVLLTGDNPRTAEAIAKQVGIDQVQAEVRPDQKAAVVQQFQNQREIVAMVGDGINDAPALAQADLGIAIGTGTDVAIAASDLTLISGDLAGILTAIKLSRATLRNIKQNLFFAFFYNVASIPIAAGILSAWGIFLNPMIAGAAMAFSSVSVVTNALRLKKVSQRL encoded by the coding sequence ATGGAAACCCGCCAGTTTCAGATCAAGGGGATGGGCTGCGCTGCCTGTGCCACCACCATCGAAACCGCCCTCCAGAACACCGCCGGGGTACAGGTTGCCCAAGTGAATTTTGCCGCCGAGCAACTGCGGGTGGAATTTGACGGCAGCCAACTCAATGGCGAAACCCTCCAGCAGGTGGTCAGTGATGCTGGTTATGAAGCAATTCCCCTAATGGCAGGCGATCGCCAAAGTCAGTTAGACCAACAGGAACGGGAACAGGCGCGGCAACTGCGCCAACTCAGCCGTAAGGTTTGGCTGGCGGGAGCCTTAAGTGCGGTGCTGGTAATCGGCAGTCTACCGATGATGCTGGGGGTCAATATTCCGGGGATCGCCCATTGGTGGCACAATCCTTGGTTGCAGTGGGCCTTAACGACGCCGATTATGGTTTGGCCAGGCCAGGGCTTTTTTACGGGGGCGTGGAAAAGTCTTAAAAATCGCACCGCTGACATGAATACCCTGGTGGCTCTGGGGACGGGTGTAGCCTATGGCTATTCGGTGCTGGCGACGGTGTTTGCGGCCCAATTCCAGACTTGGGGTTTGACGGGGGATGTGTATTTTGAAAGTGCGGCGGTCATTATTACCTTGATCCTCTTGGGGCGCTTTTTAGAGCGGCGGGCGAGGGGGAAAACGGCGGTGGCAATTCGTGAACTTATGGGCCTCCAGGTGAAAACGGCGCGGGTACTGCGGGACGAAACTACCGTTGATATTCCCGTAGAAGAGGTGCAGGTGGGCGATCGCCTTTTGATCCGGCCTGGGGAAAAAATTCCCGTCGATGGCGAAATTTTAGAAGGGAATTCCACCTTGGATGAAGCTTTGGTGACGGGGGAATCTTTACCCGTGGAAAAAACCGTTGGCGATCGCGTGATCGGTTCAACCTTGAATAAAACAGGCCGTTTGATCCTGAAGGCGACCCATGTGGGGGAAGATACGGTTTTGGCGCAGATTATTCGCCTCGTCCAGGAAGCCCAGGGCAGTAAAGCGCCGATCCAAAAGTTAGCGGATCAAGTGACCGCTTGGTTTGTGCCCGCTGTGCTGGTGATTGCGCTGGTTACTTTTAGTCTTTGGGCGATCGCCGGTAATCTTTCGCTGGCGATCACGACTTTAGTGAGCGTTTTGATTATTGCTTGCCCCTGCGCCCTGGGGTTAGCGACGCCCACCTCGATCATGGTCGGTACGGGGGTTGGTGCCCAGCACGGCATTTTGATTAAAGATGCCCAGAGCCTCGAACTCGCCGCCCACCTCAGCACCATTGTCCTCGATAAAACGGGCACCCTTACCCAGGGGAAACCCAGCGTTACCAACTGCCAAAGTTTGATTGACGAAGCGCAACTGTGGTCTTGGGTCGCCAGCGTAGAACAATCTTCGGAACATCCTTTAGGAGAAGCAATCTTTCAGCATGCCCAAGGCAAAAATGTGCCCCTCATTCCCCTGGAAAACTTCCAATCCCAAACGGGGCAAGGGGTACAGGCAACGATCGAGCAGCAGCAGATTCAAATTGGTACGGCCCAGTGGTTGACGGATCTCGGCATTGATCCGGAGCCGCTCACATCCCAGGCAACGACTTGGCAAAATGAAGGGAAAACGGTGATTTGGGTCGCCATTGACCAGCACCTCGCGGGCATTATTGCCCTGGCTGACCAGCTTAAACCCACTAGCCCCAACGTCGTGAAGCAGTTACAAAAACTGGGTCTGAAGGTTGTGCTCCTCACCGGAGATAATCCCCGCACCGCCGAGGCGATCGCCAAACAGGTGGGCATTGATCAGGTGCAAGCAGAGGTGCGCCCCGACCAAAAGGCTGCTGTGGTGCAACAATTCCAAAATCAGCGGGAAATCGTCGCCATGGTGGGGGATGGCATTAATGACGCTCCAGCCCTGGCCCAGGCGGATTTAGGGATTGCCATCGGCACGGGTACTGATGTGGCGATCGCCGCCAGTGATCTCACCCTCATTTCTGGGGATTTAGCAGGGATTTTAACGGCGATTAAACTGAGCCGCGCCACCCTCCGCAATATCAAACAAAATCTCTTTTTCGCCTTCTTCTACAATGTCGCCAGCATTCCCATTGCTGCGGGGATTCTCAGTGCTTGGGGGATTTTCCTGAACCCGATGATCGCCGGGGCAGCCATGGCCTTTAGTTCTGTTTCGGTGGTGACGAATGCTCTACGTTTGAAAAAAGTTAGTCAACGGCTTTAA
- a CDS encoding multicopper oxidase family protein gives MGIKRREFLGLTALGATGALLWQGRNLLRSRNSSPLAAPIPEIYRSEGGSLEINLEARYEDVILGGEPTRNMMTYNGQIPGPRLEVRPGDRLIIHFKNSLDQPTNLHFHGLHLSPEGNQDNVFLHIEPGETFHYELEIHPQQRAGTYWYHPHHHGFVAEQLFQGLAGLIVVRGDLDELPEIRAAQEEFFVLQDFNRDRPPQGMMGSHMNLMAGREGNLITVNGLFHPEIAVTKDLVRLRLLNASPSRFYRLQLYGQKLMQIAGDDGAFSQPLERDELLLTPGQRAEVLIKTQDLPKTPIHLLNLPYQRAQIGIMGQQYNNATVAIADFTPSAPTFAPVQIPAQLIPVEPLPEPSRTRRFTLNHGMVPGQGMAFLINGEAYRDQPQTTVRLNDVEDWEIVNTGTMDHPFHVHVNGFQVVSRNGVPEENIAWADTVLVRVGETVKIRIAFRDFAGKTVYHCHILDHEDLGMMGQLEILPAS, from the coding sequence ATGGGCATTAAGCGGCGTGAGTTTCTCGGTTTAACGGCCTTGGGCGCAACGGGAGCATTGCTTTGGCAGGGGCGCAATCTCCTCCGAAGCCGAAACTCTAGTCCTTTAGCCGCCCCCATACCAGAGATTTATCGTAGTGAAGGGGGTTCCCTGGAAATTAACCTCGAAGCCCGCTATGAAGATGTAATCCTTGGGGGAGAACCCACGCGCAACATGATGACCTACAACGGTCAAATCCCTGGCCCCCGCTTGGAAGTTCGACCGGGCGATCGCCTAATTATTCACTTTAAAAATAGCCTCGATCAACCGACAAATCTACACTTCCACGGACTGCATCTTTCCCCAGAGGGCAACCAGGATAATGTATTCCTCCACATCGAACCAGGGGAAACTTTTCACTACGAACTGGAAATTCATCCCCAACAGCGGGCTGGCACTTACTGGTACCACCCCCACCACCATGGTTTTGTCGCCGAACAGTTATTTCAGGGGTTAGCTGGGCTGATCGTTGTGCGGGGGGACTTGGATGAACTGCCAGAAATCCGTGCCGCCCAAGAGGAATTTTTTGTTCTCCAGGATTTTAACCGTGATCGCCCACCCCAAGGAATGATGGGCTCCCACATGAATTTGATGGCGGGTCGAGAAGGGAATCTAATTACGGTCAATGGTCTTTTTCACCCAGAAATCGCCGTGACCAAAGACCTGGTGCGGCTGCGGTTACTGAATGCGTCCCCCTCGCGGTTCTATCGTCTCCAACTCTATGGCCAAAAGTTAATGCAAATTGCCGGAGATGATGGTGCTTTTTCTCAACCCCTGGAGCGGGATGAATTACTTTTAACCCCAGGTCAACGGGCGGAGGTGCTCATCAAAACCCAGGATCTACCGAAAACGCCGATCCATTTACTCAACCTTCCTTATCAACGCGCCCAGATAGGGATAATGGGACAGCAATACAACAATGCCACCGTGGCGATCGCCGATTTTACCCCCAGTGCTCCAACCTTCGCCCCGGTGCAAATTCCCGCCCAATTAATTCCCGTTGAACCTTTACCGGAGCCGAGCCGAACCCGTCGTTTTACCCTGAACCATGGCATGGTACCAGGACAGGGAATGGCTTTTTTGATCAATGGGGAAGCCTACCGGGATCAACCCCAAACCACCGTCCGCTTGAACGATGTGGAGGATTGGGAAATTGTGAATACGGGCACAATGGATCACCCCTTCCATGTCCATGTGAATGGTTTTCAGGTGGTGAGCCGCAACGGTGTACCGGAAGAAAATATTGCCTGGGCAGATACGGTACTGGTGCGGGTCGGGGAAACGGTCAAAATCAGAATCGCTTTCCGGGATTTTGCAGGGAAGACGGTCTACCATTGTCACATTCTCGACCATGAAGACCTTGGCATGATGGGCCAACTGGAAATTCTACCCGCTTCATAA
- a CDS encoding DUF411 domain-containing protein, with translation MVKKSWFAVGAIAFLLGVGGIAAFSQSQAQGDQLRLVENQTPVPSQAIAAEVYRTPTCGCCGAWVDHAEANGFTFTDNIQPDITAIKEQFGITPELASCHTTIANGYVFEGHIPAADIQRFLANPPADVVGLTVPGMPIGSPGMEAGDRQQPYQVLALHEDGTTSVFQEYPGN, from the coding sequence ATGGTAAAGAAATCTTGGTTTGCTGTCGGGGCGATCGCCTTTTTACTCGGAGTTGGGGGAATTGCGGCTTTTAGTCAATCCCAGGCCCAGGGGGATCAGCTCCGCCTCGTTGAAAATCAAACCCCAGTGCCCAGCCAGGCGATCGCCGCAGAGGTTTACCGGACGCCCACCTGCGGTTGTTGTGGTGCCTGGGTTGACCATGCTGAAGCCAATGGTTTCACCTTTACAGACAATATTCAGCCGGATATCACCGCCATCAAAGAACAATTTGGCATCACCCCAGAACTTGCGTCTTGTCACACCACCATTGCCAATGGTTACGTGTTTGAAGGTCATATTCCCGCCGCCGATATTCAACGGTTTTTAGCCAATCCTCCCGCCGATGTCGTCGGTTTGACCGTGCCAGGAATGCCCATCGGCTCTCCGGGGATGGAAGCGGGCGATCGCCAACAGCCCTACCAAGTTTTGGCACTCCATGAAGATGGCACGACTTCTGTCTTTCAGGAATATCCAGGTAATTAA